A genomic region of Rhipicephalus sanguineus isolate Rsan-2018 chromosome 3, BIME_Rsan_1.4, whole genome shotgun sequence contains the following coding sequences:
- the LOC119384954 gene encoding uncharacterized protein LOC119384954, with protein sequence MVYCAVVGCKSRTYTKAEKEKAKQNSQNLSNFRFFKIPKVRVHECGKTRQLSQRRQREWIACLKRKGVADNPQKYKVCCRHFLSGPQSPVGAAGSPRAFRLTSCTGIGT encoded by the exons ATGGTTTACTGCgccgttgtaggctgcaaaagCCGTACGTACACCAAAGCCGAGAAAGAGAAGGCTAAGCAGAACAGTCAGAACCTCAGCAACTTTCGGTTTTTCAAGATTCCAAAGGTGCGGGTTCATGAATGCGGCAAGACGAGGCAGCTGTCGCAACGCCGGCAGCGCGAGTGGATCGCCTGCCTCAAGAGGAAGGGTGTCGCCGATAATCCGCAGAAGTACAAAGTGTGTTGCCGACACTTTTTATCAG GGCCACAGTCTCCAGTGGGTGCTGCTGGCTCTCCAAGGGCTTTTCGGCTCACGAGCTGCACTGGCATCGGCACCTAA